One Bdellovibrionota bacterium genomic region harbors:
- a CDS encoding DUF4423 domain-containing protein produces the protein MNFIDTKNEEFRLLLQQEFAHRTAKNPNYSLRSFARYLDFDHSSLSGILSGKRAITHKTIQKLSPKLNLKPRVYMHLLSGLSFAEMTTDHQRLEESTFSYMSEWVYDAVLELTRVKGFKFSDETVAKKLGINIIYARSVIQTLLSLKLLCKEGKNYKLALKRTTNLSSNEHTSAALRKYQKSLLEKSILALDTVERSERDHTSSTFAINKEDLPKIKKIIQKFRYEISEFVQRKEEKMNDVYSLQVSFFPLTQIQKKEK, from the coding sequence ATGAACTTTATAGATACAAAGAACGAAGAATTTAGATTGCTCCTTCAACAGGAGTTTGCTCATCGTACAGCTAAGAATCCAAATTACTCCTTACGTAGTTTTGCAAGATACTTAGACTTCGATCATAGCTCGCTATCAGGTATTTTATCAGGTAAACGCGCTATTACTCATAAAACTATTCAAAAACTTTCTCCTAAGCTGAATCTTAAACCTCGGGTTTATATGCATCTATTGAGTGGGTTGTCCTTTGCTGAAATGACGACAGATCATCAAAGGTTAGAAGAAAGTACTTTCTCTTATATGTCAGAATGGGTTTATGATGCAGTTTTAGAATTGACACGCGTTAAGGGATTTAAGTTCTCAGATGAGACCGTAGCTAAAAAATTAGGAATTAATATCATTTATGCAAGATCAGTTATTCAGACTCTTTTAAGTTTAAAGCTTCTCTGTAAAGAGGGGAAAAACTATAAATTAGCACTTAAAAGAACAACCAATTTATCTAGTAATGAGCACACCAGTGCTGCCTTAAGAAAATATCAAAAATCTTTGTTAGAAAAATCGATTCTTGCATTGGATACAGTTGAACGAAGCGAAAGAGATCATACGTCTTCTACATTTGCTATTAATAAAGAAGATCTCCCTAAAATAAAAAAAATAATTCAAAAATTTAGATATGAAATATCTGAATTTGTACAGAGGAAAGAAGAAAAAATGAATGACGTTTATAGCCTTCAGGTTTCATTTTTCCCCCTCACTCAAATACAAAAGAAGGAAAAATGA